The following is a genomic window from Verrucomicrobium sp..
CTCGCCGGAGATCGACGGTCGATACCTTCAAGGGAGCGCTGTCGATCCCCCGGATCGCCAGGGGAGCCGCGAACAAGGTCAGTGGCAGCCCCAGGCCGAGCGCCGGGAGAAGAATGCTCCTGGCGCTCTTTCCCGTTCGGAAGGTCGAGGCGTTCACATCCAGTTAAACGTGATTTTTGAAACCATCCCTCACGAAATCCCGCCGATTCATCGGACGGAAGCGTCCCTCATAGCCGCTTCCCGGGGACTTCTCGGGATTCGTCTCCTTGCAGGTCGAATTTGTGAGGGGTCGATCCTGGTAGCCCGTTTAATTGGATGCTCGAAAGGAGCAAACCCATGAAACGCCATAGCCTGATGATGCTCGGCTGCATCGTGCCGCTGCTGGCGATCGCCTTCGTCCCCGCCATCGGGAAGAGCGCGATCGCGCCCTTTCTCATTGCCGTTCCCATGCTAGTTTGCTGTCTCGGCATGATGGGCGGGCACGGCCACGGGGAGAACAAAAAGAAAGACGGCGGGAAGGAATCCAGGAACTGCCACTGAGCGACTACCATGAGCCATCCCTCCCCTTCCGATTCATCCCATGAGGCGCATGCCTGCTGCCATCGCCACCCCAAGACGCCGGGTTCGCCCCCTCCCGCGGTGACGAAGGCCTATTTTTGCCCGATGTGCCCCGGAGTGGAGTCCGACTCTCCCGGCACCTGCCCGAAATGCGGCATGGCCCTGGAGCGCAACCCGGCCCACCGCCCCGCCGGGAAGGCGATCTATACCTGCCCGATGCATCCCGAGGTCCGACAGGACCATCCCGGCAGTTGTCCCAAGTGCGGAATGGCCCTGGAATCGGTCGTGTCGGAACCGGAGGAACCCGAGGAGAACGCCGAACTCCAAAACATGACTCGGCGGTTCTGGATCGCGGCGGGCCTGACCGTCCCGCTCCTCGTCTTGACGATGGGAGCCATACTTCCGGGGATCAGCTCGATTCCCCCTCTGGTATCGGGATGGTTCCAGTGGGCGCTCGGCACCCCGGTGGCTCTCTGGGCCGGCGCGCCGTTCTTCGTCCGGGCGTACCACTCGATCCTCCACCGTAGCCTCAACATGTTCACCCTGATCGCCCTGGGGACCGGGGCGGCCTACGCCTTCAGCCTCGTCGCCTTGGCGGCGCCCGGCCTCCTGCCCCGATCACTCGCGACAGGGGGCGCCCCTCCGCTCTACTTCGAGGCCGCGGCCGTGATCACCACCCTGGTGCTCTTGGGACAGGTCATCGAATTTAAGGCGCGGGCCGGAACCGGCGCCGCCATTCGGGCGCTCTTGAACCTGGCCCCGAAGACCGCCCGGCGCCTTCGCAACGGCACCGAAGAAGAGGTGTCCCTCGACGCCGTCGAGGCGGGCGACATCCTTCGTGTCCGGCCGGGGGAAAAGGTTCCCGTCGACGGCCGCGTCACCGAGGGAGGCTCCTCGGTCGACGAATCGATGCTGACCGGCGAGCCGGTCCCCGTCGCCAAGGGGCCGGAGGGAACCGTCGCCGCCGGGACGATCAACGGCAGCGGCAGCTTCCTGATGCGGGCCGAGAAGGTCGGCGGGGAGACCCTGCTCGCCCAGATCGTCCAGATGGTCGCGCAGGCCCAACGAAGCCGGGCGCCGATCCAGCGGCTCGCCGACGCGGTCTCGGCGTGGTTCGTCCCCGCTGTGATCGCCGTCGCCGTCCTCACCTTCTTCGTCTGGCTCCGGTTCGGCCCGGCGCCCGCCCTCGGCTACGCCCTGATGAATGCCGTCGCCGTCCTCATCATCGCTTGCCCCTGCGCTCTGGGGCTGGCCACTCCCATGGCGGTGATGGTCGGCGTCGGGCGCGGCGCCTTGTCGGGCGTCCTCATCAAGGATGCCGAGGCCCTGGAGATCCTGGAGAAGGTCGATACCCTGGTCATCGATAAGACCGGGACGCTGACGGAGGGGCGGCCCATGGTCGCCACCATCCAGGCCTCCCCTGGTTTCAGCGAGGACCAGGTGCTCGCCACCGCCGCCTCGCTGGAGGCCTCCAGCGAGCATCCCCTCGCCGGGGCGGTCGTCCGGGCCGCCCGAGACCGGGCGCTGGCGCTCCAGCCCGTCGAGCGATTCGAGGCCATTTCCGGAATGGGCGTCCGCGGCGCGGCGGACGGGCGCCCCATGCTGGTGGGGCGGGCGGCGCTGCTGAAGGGGGCGGGGATCACTCTCGACCAACCCTTTCTCGATGAGGCCGAACGGCTGGAGCAGGAAGGCCACACCGTCATCTGGATCGGGGCGGGGAACTCTCTCGCCGGGTTCGTCGCCCTGACGG
Proteins encoded in this region:
- a CDS encoding copper-translocating P-type ATPase encodes the protein MSHPSPSDSSHEAHACCHRHPKTPGSPPPAVTKAYFCPMCPGVESDSPGTCPKCGMALERNPAHRPAGKAIYTCPMHPEVRQDHPGSCPKCGMALESVVSEPEEPEENAELQNMTRRFWIAAGLTVPLLVLTMGAILPGISSIPPLVSGWFQWALGTPVALWAGAPFFVRAYHSILHRSLNMFTLIALGTGAAYAFSLVALAAPGLLPRSLATGGAPPLYFEAAAVITTLVLLGQVIEFKARAGTGAAIRALLNLAPKTARRLRNGTEEEVSLDAVEAGDILRVRPGEKVPVDGRVTEGGSSVDESMLTGEPVPVAKGPEGTVAAGTINGSGSFLMRAEKVGGETLLAQIVQMVAQAQRSRAPIQRLADAVSAWFVPAVIAVAVLTFFVWLRFGPAPALGYALMNAVAVLIIACPCALGLATPMAVMVGVGRGALSGVLIKDAEALEILEKVDTLVIDKTGTLTEGRPMVATIQASPGFSEDQVLATAASLEASSEHPLAGAVVRAARDRALALQPVERFEAISGMGVRGAADGRPMLVGRAALLKGAGITLDQPFLDEAERLEQEGHTVIWIGAGNSLAGFVALTDPVKKTTPDAVASLHRLGLRLVMLSGDNRGAAERVGKTVGIDEVVAQVSPKDKQDRIAALRSQGRVVAMAGDGVNDAPALAAADVGIAMGTGTDVAMHSAGITLVKGDLRAIATAIALSRATMRAIRQNLLFAFLYNGLGVPIAAGALYPAFGLLLSPMIASAAMALSSLSVVGNSLRLRRAGKPSAT